A single region of the Aminivibrio sp. genome encodes:
- a CDS encoding aldehyde ferredoxin oxidoreductase N-terminal domain-containing protein, protein MTGRTLHVDLGSGTGRILDDGPVFSEWLGGSAAATELLFRHGDPKGDPLAPENPVIFAIGPFSALYPVATKTAALFKSPLSGELGESHAGGRLAMSLREAGIDAIVITGRAAHPSYLAIENDTVAVKSASTFWGQSATATDRILREAESKTGRKISVVRVGPAGERLSPIACATVDGSRHFGRLGLGAVMGSKNLKAIVVSGTKTLPLARPKEFKAVYDILYDRVVKSKEMKKYHDLGTASNVRPLSMIRGLPTRNFSQGNFEGAGDISGERFAEEFLVQHTACAHCQCGCIHLAELREEFAPYHYSTNRVSYDYELIYAMGSMLSLSSPEDIMKLLLVTEKQGWDVISLGCTLAWATESFLRGTLSLAETEGLPLSFGDGAAYLEVLERMVKGQGEFYRDLEKGCDFCAGRYGGEEWAVRYGGVEPGGYMTGENFAVTCMMGVRHSHLDDTGYSIDQKLLNADQPLEDQVRTQVKEARWRMVLNSLMICLFARGVYDEEVILRGLDALGLEWDAETLQAMSEKALLRKYEWKALCGFDHRSVRIPGKMYSVQTTTGLIGRESLEERLRLYRKFAGL, encoded by the coding sequence ATGACGGGAAGAACCCTGCACGTCGACCTGGGCTCCGGGACTGGTCGGATACTCGATGACGGCCCGGTTTTTTCTGAGTGGCTCGGAGGATCGGCAGCGGCCACGGAACTCCTTTTCCGGCACGGAGACCCGAAGGGCGACCCATTGGCCCCGGAAAACCCGGTGATCTTCGCCATCGGTCCCTTCAGCGCCCTCTACCCCGTGGCCACGAAGACCGCAGCCCTCTTTAAGTCCCCTCTCTCCGGGGAGCTGGGAGAATCCCACGCGGGGGGACGGCTTGCCATGTCCCTCCGGGAGGCGGGCATCGACGCCATCGTCATTACCGGCAGGGCGGCGCACCCCTCCTATCTGGCCATAGAGAACGACACCGTCGCCGTCAAATCGGCCTCCACTTTCTGGGGACAGTCGGCCACGGCCACAGACCGGATTCTGCGGGAAGCGGAGAGCAAAACGGGGCGGAAGATCTCCGTGGTCCGTGTCGGCCCCGCGGGAGAACGGCTCTCTCCCATAGCCTGCGCCACCGTGGACGGCTCCCGCCATTTCGGCCGTCTCGGGCTCGGCGCCGTCATGGGGAGCAAGAACCTCAAGGCCATAGTCGTCAGCGGAACGAAAACCCTGCCCCTGGCCAGGCCGAAGGAATTCAAGGCCGTCTATGACATCCTCTACGACCGGGTCGTCAAGTCAAAGGAAATGAAAAAGTACCACGACCTCGGAACGGCGTCCAACGTCCGCCCCCTCTCCATGATACGGGGGCTCCCCACCCGGAACTTCTCCCAGGGTAACTTCGAGGGGGCCGGAGACATCTCCGGGGAACGGTTCGCCGAGGAATTCCTGGTGCAGCACACAGCCTGCGCCCACTGCCAGTGCGGCTGCATCCACCTCGCCGAGCTGCGGGAAGAGTTCGCCCCGTACCATTACAGCACGAACAGGGTCTCCTACGACTACGAGCTGATCTACGCCATGGGAAGCATGCTCAGCCTTTCCTCACCCGAGGATATAATGAAGCTCCTCCTGGTCACAGAAAAACAGGGCTGGGACGTCATTTCCCTGGGCTGTACCCTGGCCTGGGCCACGGAATCATTCCTTCGGGGAACTCTTTCCCTTGCGGAAACGGAAGGGCTGCCCCTCTCCTTCGGCGACGGTGCGGCGTACCTTGAAGTACTCGAACGTATGGTAAAAGGGCAGGGCGAATTCTACAGAGACCTGGAGAAGGGGTGCGACTTCTGTGCCGGCAGATACGGCGGGGAGGAATGGGCCGTCCGGTACGGCGGTGTGGAGCCCGGCGGATACATGACCGGGGAGAACTTCGCCGTCACCTGCATGATGGGCGTGCGTCACTCCCACCTGGACGATACGGGATACTCCATAGACCAGAAACTCCTGAACGCAGATCAGCCCCTGGAAGATCAGGTAAGGACCCAGGTGAAGGAAGCCCGGTGGCGCATGGTGCTCAACTCCCTCATGATCTGCCTCTTCGCCCGGGGCGTCTACGATGAAGAAGTTATCCTCCGGGGCCTGGATGCCCTGGGTCTGGAGTGGGATGCCGAAACTCTGCAGGCCATGTCGGAAAAGGCCCTGCTCCGGAAATACGAATGGAAGGCCCTCTGCGGCTTTGACCACAGGTCGGTGAGGATTCCGGGGAAAATGTACTCTGTCCAGACCACCACCGGGCTCATCGGACGGGAATCCCTGGAGGAGCGGCTCCGGCTGTACAGGAAATTCGCGGGACTCTGA
- a CDS encoding helix-turn-helix transcriptional regulator: MTSPESLAGMFKILSADTRLRILNLLKERSLCVNSIACSLKMTAPAVSQHLRILREAQLVTPERRGYFIHYRLNAGKLEEMLRETQAFLGRGEE; the protein is encoded by the coding sequence ATGACCAGCCCAGAAAGCCTGGCCGGAATGTTCAAGATCCTTTCCGCGGATACGCGGCTCCGGATATTGAATCTTCTTAAGGAGCGCTCCCTGTGCGTCAACTCCATCGCATGCAGCCTGAAAATGACAGCCCCGGCCGTTTCACAGCACCTGAGGATACTGCGTGAGGCGCAACTCGTAACACCTGAACGGAGGGGCTATTTCATCCATTACCGGCTGAACGCCGGGAAGCTGGAAGAGATGCTCCGTGAAACACAGGCTTTTCTCGGGAGAGGTGAAGAATGA
- a CDS encoding ABC transporter ATP-binding protein translates to MKDAVTVSRLKKRFDEVEAVAGISFSVRQGELFGFLGPNGAGKTTTINMLTGLARPDSGTFSIGGIDCLENPRGAQHLIGVVPDESNLYPELSGFDNLCFCGALYGMRKAEREARARGLLDSFGLAGAGSRKFSVYSKGMKRKLTIAAGIMHSPGILFLDEPTTGIDVASARQVRALIQDLHDKGTTIFLTTHYIEEAERLCGRIAFIVSGRIVRTDTVENLLQPVRNRHVVHLTCESLPDTIREGLASSFPALTFTLPEKTMIRAEADSPVPVGPVVRFLEEAGAVVLEARRIRPSLEEVFVEVTGIEANTMQTGKRNGGGR, encoded by the coding sequence ATGAAAGACGCAGTGACCGTTAGCAGACTGAAAAAACGCTTCGATGAAGTGGAGGCTGTGGCGGGTATTTCCTTCTCCGTCCGGCAGGGGGAACTGTTCGGTTTTCTCGGCCCCAACGGGGCGGGGAAAACGACCACGATCAACATGCTTACCGGGCTTGCGCGGCCCGATTCGGGAACATTCAGCATAGGCGGCATAGACTGCCTTGAAAATCCCAGGGGAGCACAGCACCTCATCGGAGTGGTTCCCGACGAAAGCAACCTGTATCCTGAGCTGAGCGGCTTCGACAACCTGTGTTTCTGCGGAGCCCTCTACGGAATGCGAAAAGCAGAACGGGAAGCACGGGCCCGGGGTCTCCTGGATTCTTTCGGCCTCGCAGGAGCGGGCAGCAGGAAGTTCAGCGTCTACTCCAAGGGAATGAAGCGGAAACTCACTATAGCGGCGGGCATCATGCACAGCCCGGGCATCCTTTTCCTCGACGAACCCACCACGGGAATCGACGTGGCAAGCGCCCGCCAAGTCAGGGCGCTCATCCAGGACCTCCATGACAAGGGAACCACCATCTTCCTGACCACCCATTATATCGAGGAGGCCGAACGCCTCTGCGGCCGCATCGCCTTCATCGTGTCGGGGCGCATCGTCCGGACCGACACGGTGGAAAATCTCCTCCAGCCCGTGCGGAACAGGCACGTCGTCCACCTTACCTGCGAAAGCCTACCGGACACCATCCGGGAAGGTCTGGCTTCATCTTTTCCCGCACTCACCTTCACCCTTCCGGAAAAAACGATGATCCGGGCGGAGGCGGATTCCCCTGTACCGGTCGGGCCTGTGGTGCGGTTTCTCGAAGAGGCCGGTGCCGTAGTCCTCGAGGCGAGAAGGATTCGGCCGTCCCTTGAGGAAGTCTTCGTCGAGGTGACGGGCATCGAGGCAAATACCATGCAGACGGGGAAAAGGAACGGTGGCGGCAGATGA
- a CDS encoding ABC transporter permease, with product MNILTAFWNIFVKDMRTYYMKPPNVSWGIIFPLAWTAMFFIRSGSGLESIPALLPGLVTISILFGTTSMISVTVTFEKKNRSFERLLLAPISLNVLMLAKTGGAIVFGVINAFIPVIMAVFLADVSGISWTVFLAAVFFIAVASTFLGLFIAVSVSEVFEAQTFSNFFRFPMIFLCGLFFPISRLPWLLRPISYCIPLTYGADLLHGAIGGSNSMPILLDLALLVFFCAALFAASLWNIRRKWIA from the coding sequence ATGAATATCCTGACGGCATTCTGGAACATCTTCGTAAAGGATATGCGGACCTATTACATGAAGCCGCCCAATGTCAGCTGGGGAATCATCTTTCCCCTGGCATGGACCGCGATGTTCTTCATCAGGTCGGGAAGCGGCCTCGAAAGCATTCCGGCCCTTCTCCCCGGCCTCGTGACCATTTCGATTCTTTTCGGGACCACATCCATGATTTCGGTCACCGTCACGTTCGAGAAGAAAAACCGGTCCTTCGAGCGCCTTCTCCTGGCCCCCATTTCCCTGAACGTCCTCATGCTGGCCAAGACAGGAGGCGCCATCGTGTTTGGGGTGATCAACGCCTTCATCCCGGTGATCATGGCTGTCTTTTTGGCCGATGTATCCGGGATTTCATGGACCGTTTTTCTCGCCGCCGTTTTCTTCATTGCCGTGGCCTCCACTTTCCTGGGATTGTTCATAGCCGTCTCCGTCAGCGAGGTCTTCGAGGCCCAGACGTTTTCAAACTTTTTCAGATTTCCCATGATCTTTCTGTGCGGGCTTTTCTTCCCGATCAGCAGGCTCCCGTGGCTCCTCAGGCCAATCTCCTACTGCATTCCCCTGACCTATGGGGCAGATCTGCTCCATGGCGCCATCGGGGGAAGCAATTCCATGCCCATTCTGCTGGACCTCGCGCTTCTGGTTTTCTTCTGCGCCGCGCTCTTTGCGGCAAGCCTCTGGAACATACGGAGGAAATGGATAGCATAG
- a CDS encoding substrate-binding domain-containing protein, whose protein sequence is MSGMKTRTTMKDIARAAGVSSVTVHKAIYSKKGVSSETREKILRLAEAMDYSVNAAASSLKRGALHIAVVLQSVSNPVNYFFRSMWAGIDKVERDLLDYRVRITRFECGDDWESQEKILAGVAERKDIDGVVIQCWDETRLNGTIDRLYDLGIPVVTANSDAVGSKRIACVSGPNERIGRLAAELLRGFLPGGGKIVMVGGRTGVEIHNAHRRGFRAFMEETGYSFPIEEVGGDGDPGRVRKNFNRALDGIVNEGGVYAITSRDTLLACREIEERGLADRVRLVGSDVFRELVPFFEQGILRATVWKNQQAQAERAVLALYRHLTGRQAEWDSIGIGVVLRNNLEDYL, encoded by the coding sequence ATGAGCGGCATGAAGACGCGGACGACCATGAAGGACATCGCCAGGGCGGCGGGGGTTTCTTCCGTGACGGTCCACAAGGCGATCTACTCGAAAAAAGGCGTGAGCAGCGAGACAAGGGAAAAAATCCTGAGGCTCGCCGAAGCCATGGACTATTCGGTGAACGCCGCGGCGTCGTCCCTCAAGCGAGGGGCTCTGCACATTGCCGTGGTTCTGCAGAGCGTCTCCAACCCGGTGAATTATTTTTTCCGCAGCATGTGGGCCGGAATAGACAAGGTGGAGCGGGATCTCCTGGATTACCGGGTGAGGATAACCCGCTTCGAGTGCGGTGACGACTGGGAAAGCCAGGAGAAGATCCTTGCCGGCGTAGCGGAGCGGAAGGACATCGACGGTGTGGTGATCCAGTGCTGGGACGAAACCCGGCTCAACGGGACCATCGACCGCCTGTACGACCTTGGCATCCCGGTGGTGACGGCGAATTCCGATGCCGTGGGATCTAAACGCATCGCCTGCGTATCGGGCCCCAACGAAAGAATCGGGAGACTGGCCGCCGAGCTGCTGAGAGGCTTTCTTCCCGGCGGAGGAAAGATCGTGATGGTGGGGGGCAGGACTGGCGTGGAGATTCACAACGCCCACCGGCGGGGATTCCGGGCCTTCATGGAAGAGACCGGATATTCTTTTCCCATAGAGGAAGTGGGGGGCGATGGCGATCCCGGGCGGGTGAGGAAGAACTTCAACCGGGCCCTCGACGGAATCGTGAACGAAGGCGGAGTGTACGCCATCACCTCCCGGGACACCCTCCTCGCCTGTAGGGAAATAGAGGAAAGGGGCCTTGCGGACAGGGTCCGCCTTGTGGGGAGTGACGTGTTCCGGGAGCTGGTTCCTTTTTTTGAGCAGGGCATCCTCCGGGCTACGGTGTGGAAGAACCAGCAGGCCCAGGCGGAACGGGCCGTGCTCGCGCTGTACCGGCACCTGACGGGACGGCAGGCCGAATGGGATTCCATCGGCATCGGGGTGGTGCTGCGGAACAACCTGGAGGATTACCTGTAG